Within Candidatus Eisenbacteria bacterium, the genomic segment CCAGGCAGTGGCGGAGGAGATCGTGGCCAAGGTCAGAGGATAGAACGGAAAGATCCGAGTCGCGCCTGGAACGGCGCCGCTCCTGAAACGCGATCGCAGCCACGGAGGTTGGTTCAAATGGCCAAGCAGAAGTTCGAGCGGACGAAGCCGCACGTGAACGTGGGGACGATTGGTCACGTGGACCACGGGAAGACGACCTTGACGGCGGCGATCACGATGGTGTTGGCGCAGAACAATCCGACGATCCAGGTGCGTGAC encodes:
- a CDS encoding GTP-binding protein; this translates as MAKQKFERTKPHVNVGTIGHVDHGKTTLTAAITMVLAQNNPTIQVRD